A single Echinimonas agarilytica DNA region contains:
- a CDS encoding nuclear transport factor 2 family protein translates to MEQWVESFKAMYLNLNADNVEQLKQWYGVDATFVDPFHSVSGIDAIVHYFAAMYENVESIHFDYKWQMSNDDGTVIGWVMTFTHKKINGGKPVSVDGVSHIRIEQGKVIYHRDFFDGASMLYEQLPVLGSMIRFLKKRMAA, encoded by the coding sequence GTGGAACAGTGGGTCGAATCATTTAAAGCCATGTATCTGAATTTAAATGCAGATAATGTGGAACAGCTAAAGCAGTGGTACGGTGTGGATGCCACATTCGTAGACCCATTTCATTCAGTATCTGGCATTGATGCGATTGTTCATTACTTTGCTGCCATGTATGAAAATGTTGAAAGCATTCATTTTGACTATAAATGGCAAATGAGCAATGACGATGGAACGGTCATTGGCTGGGTGATGACCTTTACGCACAAGAAAATAAATGGCGGAAAACCGGTGTCCGTCGATGGTGTTTCCCACATCCGAATTGAACAGGGTAAGGTGATTTATCATCGTGACTTTTTTGATGGGGCGAGCATGCTCTACGAACAACTGCCGGTGCTCGGTAGCATGATTCGTTTTCTTAAGAAGAGAATGGCTGCGTGA
- a CDS encoding SDR family NAD(P)-dependent oxidoreductase, which yields MSTVLITGATSGVGLSLAKDYLAQGDQVIACGRNKAVLEQLSAQGMITLAFDTSEQIAVENAFKQLSETVTHIDRLVLNAGVCEYIEDGHLDHQVMQRTMDINVVAPIRVLNAAMALLSRSSQPQVALVSSASIYLPFARAEAYGASKAAIQYIGHVLRNTLKHKSIDVSTIVLGFIDTPLTQKNNFEMPMLKPAHEASRAIIKGLEQRKAEIKFPKLFCATLSFISILPLTVRLALARALMVSSSKD from the coding sequence GTGAGTACGGTACTCATTACAGGCGCCACCAGCGGTGTTGGTTTAAGCCTTGCGAAGGACTATTTGGCGCAGGGTGATCAAGTGATTGCATGCGGTCGGAATAAAGCTGTTCTCGAACAATTATCAGCGCAGGGTATGATCACGTTGGCGTTTGACACCAGTGAGCAAATTGCGGTTGAAAATGCGTTCAAGCAATTATCAGAAACTGTAACTCATATTGACCGACTAGTGTTAAATGCGGGTGTTTGTGAGTATATTGAAGACGGTCACCTCGATCATCAAGTTATGCAACGCACTATGGATATTAACGTTGTTGCCCCCATCCGAGTTCTGAACGCAGCCATGGCATTGCTTTCACGATCGTCGCAGCCACAAGTTGCATTGGTGTCGAGTGCTTCTATTTACCTGCCGTTTGCTAGAGCTGAAGCATATGGCGCTTCAAAAGCAGCAATTCAGTACATAGGTCACGTCTTGAGAAATACCTTGAAGCACAAGTCGATTGACGTTTCTACCATTGTATTAGGTTTTATTGATACTCCACTCACTCAAAAGAATAACTTTGAAATGCCCATGCTAAAACCCGCTCATGAAGCGAGTAGGGCAATCATTAAAGGGCTGGAGCAGCGCAAAGCCGAAATAAAGTTTCCAAAGCTGTTTTGCGCCACGTTAAGCTTTATTAGTATTTTGCCATTAACCGTCAGGCTCGCGCTTGCAAGGGCGTTAATGGTTTCTAGTTCCAAGGATTGA
- a CDS encoding NAD(P)/FAD-dependent oxidoreductase → MKVAVIGSGISGLVTSYLLKEEYQVTLFEKNSYLGGHTATKELSGAHQGVAVDTGFIVFNNRTYPNFLKFLARLGVDYQNTDMSFSVSNKDTQLEYNGHSLSTLFADWKNAFNPKFYRLLYDIMRFNKQARAAFDNHEIDPDLTLGDFLDLHNYNEYFRVNYLMSMGAAIWSSSIREMEEFPLLFFVRFFINHGLLDVTNRPQWYVVKGGSHQYVKAWQKECAEHVNIMSGAVSVTRDQHGVLVTTDSEQLQFDKVIFACHSDEALKLLGSNASPNEAQILGDIPYQNNEVVLHTDITRLPKHKRAWAAWNYMLDNKDSPLATLTYNMNILQGLKSDTTYCVSLNQTDQIDAEHIIGRYHYSHPVFNITSFEAQKKRDEINGQHNTYFCGAYWYNGFHEDGVRSALDVVKALNGASL, encoded by the coding sequence ATGAAAGTCGCAGTAATCGGTAGTGGTATCTCGGGTCTCGTAACCAGCTATTTGTTGAAAGAAGAATACCAAGTCACCTTGTTTGAAAAGAATAGTTATTTGGGCGGGCATACGGCCACTAAAGAGCTTTCTGGGGCTCATCAAGGTGTTGCTGTTGACACCGGCTTTATTGTTTTCAACAACCGCACGTATCCCAATTTTTTGAAGTTTCTGGCGCGCTTGGGAGTGGACTACCAAAACACCGACATGAGCTTTAGTGTTAGTAACAAAGACACTCAGCTTGAATACAATGGTCATTCCTTGAGTACGCTGTTTGCGGACTGGAAAAACGCCTTCAACCCTAAATTTTATCGTTTGCTTTACGACATTATGCGTTTCAATAAGCAAGCGCGTGCGGCGTTCGATAATCACGAAATTGATCCAGACTTGACGCTGGGCGACTTCCTAGATTTACACAACTATAACGAATATTTCCGAGTGAATTACCTCATGTCGATGGGGGCAGCGATCTGGTCGTCGTCTATTCGTGAGATGGAAGAATTTCCGTTACTGTTTTTTGTCCGGTTTTTTATCAATCATGGCTTGCTCGATGTGACAAATCGCCCGCAGTGGTATGTTGTTAAAGGCGGTTCTCACCAATACGTTAAAGCGTGGCAGAAAGAGTGCGCAGAGCATGTGAACATCATGTCGGGGGCGGTATCGGTCACGCGTGATCAACATGGTGTTTTAGTCACGACTGACAGCGAACAATTGCAATTCGATAAGGTTATTTTTGCGTGTCACAGCGACGAAGCACTGAAGCTATTAGGCTCGAATGCAAGCCCAAACGAGGCGCAAATTTTGGGCGATATTCCTTACCAAAATAACGAAGTGGTATTGCATACCGATATCACTCGGCTCCCCAAACACAAGAGGGCGTGGGCGGCGTGGAACTACATGTTGGACAACAAAGACAGCCCATTGGCCACACTCACCTACAACATGAATATTCTGCAAGGGTTGAAAAGCGACACCACTTACTGCGTTAGCTTGAACCAAACCGATCAAATCGATGCAGAGCACATTATTGGTCGCTATCACTATTCACACCCTGTGTTTAATATAACTAGCTTTGAAGCGCAGAAGAAGCGCGATGAGATCAACGGTCAACACAACACGTATTTTTGTGGTGCTTACTGGTATAACGGCTTTCATGAGGACGGTGTTCGCTCCGCGCTTGATGTGGTTAAAGCCCTCAATGGGGCGTCGCTTTGA
- a CDS encoding DUF1365 domain-containing protein, with the protein MNSHLYIGHIRHRRSRPAVNCFKYPLFMPMLDLDELEQLDQNVGLFSVNRFNWAQLKRSDYLKQSSQPELKDAVREQLKLLTGYECDGKILMLGQLRYLGVYFSPINCFYCYSSSGQLMYVLAEVSNTPWLKTHYYAVPCQQKDVRQPKAFHVSPFMELNMDYQWRIKTPHQKLLLHIENHDRQGKIFDATLAMIQNPLNSRTLFGVLLKTPIITISIMVKIYWQALKLWVKKVPYVPYTTHSGAKNVE; encoded by the coding sequence TTGAACAGCCATCTCTACATCGGGCATATCAGGCACCGCAGATCTCGGCCAGCGGTGAATTGCTTTAAGTATCCGCTTTTTATGCCCATGCTAGATCTTGATGAGTTAGAGCAACTGGATCAAAATGTTGGCCTATTTTCGGTGAATCGTTTCAACTGGGCACAACTTAAGCGCTCTGATTACCTCAAACAATCGTCTCAACCCGAATTAAAAGACGCCGTGCGCGAACAGCTTAAATTGCTCACCGGTTATGAGTGCGATGGCAAAATTTTAATGCTCGGCCAGCTACGGTATTTAGGTGTTTACTTCAGCCCCATCAATTGCTTTTACTGCTATTCCAGTAGCGGACAGTTAATGTACGTATTGGCTGAAGTGAGCAACACGCCTTGGCTAAAAACACATTATTACGCAGTGCCATGCCAGCAAAAGGACGTGCGTCAACCCAAAGCCTTTCATGTCTCGCCATTTATGGAATTAAATATGGATTACCAATGGCGTATTAAAACTCCACACCAAAAATTACTGCTGCATATTGAAAACCACGATCGCCAAGGAAAAATATTTGATGCGACATTGGCGATGATCCAAAACCCATTGAATAGCCGTACTTTGTTTGGAGTGCTGCTTAAGACGCCCATCATTACAATCAGCATCATGGTAAAAATATATTGGCAGGCACTTAAGTTATGGGTCAAAAAAGTGCCTTATGTACCCTACACGACACATTCAGGAGCGAAAAATGTCGAATGA
- a CDS encoding SAM-dependent methyltransferase, with protein MSNESSLTLTSNIQASGPSVVTRMLLNSLQNLSVGQLTLVDGDRKQIFGEGNEGVSAHVTVHDPSFYKAVIKDGSIGAAESYMQGHWETPDLTAVMRLMASNLATLDRLDASTSWLNRLSRKLFHKLNGNSVTGSKKNIVAHYDLSNAFYELFLDSTMMYSAGVYADQGSTLQDASEHKLKRLCDFLDLSADDHLLEIGTGWGGLACYAAKHYGCKVTTTTISDEQYKFAQTRFEQEGVADQVVLLNQDYRALTGVYDKLISIEMIEAVGFEHLDQFFKKCSSLLKPGGKMSLQSITIADQREKAYRNSVDFIQRYIFPGGYLPSVAVLSEHIAKYSDLSIRTLNDIGLDYAKTLEDWRHNFEEQLDKVRALGFDEQFIRMWRFYLCYCEGGFREKTISTVQMQLEKAPYS; from the coding sequence ATGTCGAATGAGTCTTCTCTGACGTTAACGTCAAATATACAAGCTTCAGGCCCATCAGTGGTCACTAGAATGCTATTGAATTCACTGCAAAATTTGTCGGTAGGGCAATTAACTTTGGTGGATGGAGACCGGAAGCAAATATTTGGCGAAGGCAACGAAGGCGTGTCTGCTCACGTAACGGTGCATGATCCGAGTTTTTATAAGGCAGTCATTAAAGACGGTAGTATTGGTGCGGCAGAATCATACATGCAGGGCCACTGGGAGACCCCAGATCTCACCGCAGTAATGCGGTTGATGGCGTCGAATTTAGCGACCCTAGACCGACTCGATGCCAGCACGTCTTGGTTGAACCGCTTATCGCGAAAATTGTTCCATAAACTCAATGGCAACAGTGTCACGGGCTCTAAAAAGAATATCGTTGCCCACTATGACTTGAGCAATGCATTTTATGAGTTGTTTCTAGACTCAACCATGATGTACTCCGCCGGTGTATATGCCGATCAAGGCAGCACATTGCAAGACGCATCTGAGCACAAACTGAAGCGTTTGTGTGATTTTCTAGATTTGTCAGCTGATGACCATTTACTAGAAATTGGTACGGGGTGGGGCGGACTCGCCTGTTATGCTGCCAAACATTACGGTTGCAAAGTCACTACCACTACAATCAGTGATGAGCAGTATAAGTTTGCACAAACTCGGTTTGAACAAGAAGGCGTGGCCGACCAGGTTGTATTACTGAATCAAGATTATCGAGCGCTAACCGGCGTTTACGACAAGTTGATCTCAATCGAAATGATTGAAGCTGTAGGATTTGAGCACTTGGACCAATTTTTTAAAAAGTGTTCCTCGTTACTCAAACCGGGCGGAAAAATGTCGTTGCAATCAATTACCATTGCCGATCAGCGTGAGAAGGCGTATCGCAACAGCGTAGACTTTATTCAGCGCTACATTTTCCCAGGCGGCTACCTGCCGTCAGTGGCCGTGTTATCTGAGCATATTGCAAAATACAGTGATTTATCCATACGAACCCTCAACGATATTGGCTTGGACTACGCCAAAACGTTGGAGGATTGGCGTCACAATTTCGAAGAGCAGTTAGATAAGGTGCGTGCATTAGGATTCGATGAGCAATTCATTCGCATGTGGCGTTTTTATCTATGTTATTGTGAAGGCGGCTTTCGCGAGAAAACTATTAGTACTGTTCAGATGCAATTGGAAAAGGCTCCATATAGTTGA
- a CDS encoding DUF2878 domain-containing protein: protein MNHSSTKLPIWWLILNVASFQLCWFSLVMMGDLAVPWVIAWFIGHWSLSPTPKADRNLMVIFLAIGLVSELIHFHSGVLQLPNHSGPLPPLWLLCLWPLFATMLLHSLRWLLAKPYLGAVLAAAGGWISYRAGAVIAGGELVFPLSLMIAFEWAVIFVVACRYLVPLALPRVSR, encoded by the coding sequence TTGAATCATAGTTCTACAAAGCTGCCTATATGGTGGCTTATTCTAAATGTTGCATCGTTCCAACTATGCTGGTTTAGCTTGGTTATGATGGGTGATCTTGCTGTGCCTTGGGTTATCGCCTGGTTTATCGGTCATTGGTCGTTGTCTCCCACGCCAAAGGCTGATCGCAATTTAATGGTGATATTTCTGGCCATTGGTTTGGTCAGTGAACTGATTCATTTCCATTCGGGGGTGCTCCAACTCCCCAATCACTCAGGCCCGTTACCGCCCCTATGGTTGCTATGTTTATGGCCGTTGTTTGCCACTATGTTGCTTCACAGTTTACGTTGGCTGTTAGCCAAGCCTTATTTAGGTGCTGTGCTAGCCGCAGCTGGCGGGTGGATTAGTTACCGAGCGGGCGCTGTGATTGCCGGGGGGGAGTTGGTGTTTCCGCTCAGCCTTATGATTGCGTTTGAATGGGCAGTGATTTTTGTGGTGGCCTGCCGGTACTTGGTTCCTTTGGCGTTGCCTCGCGTTTCTCGTTAA
- the xylE gene encoding D-xylose transporter XylE, whose translation MVQTGKTNLMAITFAVALGGLLFGYDTAVISGTTEALTNFFQGSPAEMGFAFSSALLGCIVGAIVAGFISNSMGRRGSLLLAAILFFISAIGSAVPDMFVPSFMLSGDVEQDLNAYYWSFIVFRLIGGVGVGIASMVSPMYIAEVAPAERRGALVACNQFAIIFGMLVVYFVNYGIAQLGDLSWLYQTGWRYMFASEMIPATLFFVLLLRVPETPRWLALQGRDEEAKGLLAGLGGAHSVQSQWNEIQQSMKQKTGKLLSPKVFYVLTIGIMLSVFQQITGINVFLYYAPEILKGFGDGNLDIALLQTIMVGAVNLIFTVIAIKTVDKFGRRPLMMIGSAAMAVCMIAIGTAAYLDAVGGYLLVFVLGYIAAFALSLGPVVWVLLSEIFPNNVRSKALSVAVFFQWFSNFLVSQTFPMMNAKDSFLYQSFNGGFPFWFYGAMAVLTVVFVYKWVPETKGLTLEELEDLWEQKTEEDPIAEVARNQA comes from the coding sequence ATGGTTCAAACAGGTAAAACAAATTTGATGGCAATAACGTTTGCTGTTGCGTTGGGGGGGCTGCTATTTGGTTACGATACAGCGGTTATCTCAGGGACCACAGAAGCCCTTACAAATTTCTTTCAAGGTAGTCCAGCTGAAATGGGCTTTGCTTTTTCTTCTGCTCTTTTAGGTTGTATTGTTGGAGCCATCGTAGCGGGTTTCATTAGTAATAGTATGGGCCGCAGAGGCTCTTTGCTGTTGGCAGCAATTCTATTCTTTATTTCTGCAATTGGCAGTGCTGTGCCAGATATGTTTGTGCCTAGTTTCATGCTCAGTGGCGACGTAGAGCAGGATCTTAACGCTTACTATTGGTCCTTTATCGTGTTTCGTTTGATTGGTGGCGTAGGTGTTGGTATCGCGTCTATGGTGTCGCCAATGTACATTGCCGAGGTGGCACCCGCTGAGCGTCGTGGTGCTTTAGTGGCTTGTAATCAATTTGCGATTATCTTCGGGATGCTCGTTGTCTACTTTGTAAATTACGGTATTGCTCAACTTGGCGATCTGTCTTGGTTGTATCAAACCGGATGGCGATACATGTTCGCATCTGAAATGATTCCAGCCACACTATTTTTCGTTTTACTACTGCGTGTGCCAGAAACACCACGTTGGTTGGCGCTACAAGGACGAGATGAGGAAGCAAAAGGCTTGTTGGCTGGGTTGGGGGGAGCTCACTCAGTTCAATCCCAGTGGAATGAAATCCAACAATCGATGAAGCAAAAAACAGGTAAGCTGCTGTCACCTAAAGTTTTTTACGTGCTGACCATTGGCATTATGCTCAGTGTGTTCCAGCAGATCACCGGCATTAATGTATTCTTGTATTATGCACCAGAAATTCTGAAGGGCTTTGGTGACGGCAACCTCGATATTGCATTGTTGCAAACCATTATGGTGGGTGCGGTGAACCTTATCTTCACTGTGATTGCTATTAAAACGGTAGACAAGTTTGGTCGTCGTCCTCTGATGATGATTGGTTCAGCAGCCATGGCGGTGTGTATGATTGCTATTGGTACCGCTGCGTACTTAGATGCAGTAGGCGGCTATTTACTGGTCTTCGTACTGGGTTATATTGCTGCGTTCGCCTTGTCATTGGGTCCAGTGGTTTGGGTCTTGTTGTCTGAAATATTCCCGAATAACGTTCGCTCTAAAGCATTGTCTGTGGCGGTGTTCTTCCAGTGGTTTTCTAACTTCTTGGTGTCTCAGACCTTCCCGATGATGAATGCCAAAGATAGCTTCTTGTATCAAAGCTTCAACGGTGGCTTCCCATTCTGGTTCTATGGTGCCATGGCCGTTCTCACTGTTGTGTTCGTTTATAAGTGGGTGCCTGAAACTAAGGGACTGACACTTGAAGAACTAGAAGACCTTTGGGAACAAAAAACCGAAGAAGACCCTATTGCTGAGGTGGCTCGCAACCAAGCTTAA
- the nirB gene encoding nitrite reductase large subunit NirB has protein sequence MNKIKLVMIGNGMVGHRYLEDLVDKADIDQFEVTVFCEEPRVAYDRVHLSSYFSHHTAEELSLVKQGFYEKHGIQVLIGEQATHIDRTHQVVTASSGREVQYDRLVMATGSYPWVPPIQGNEGKDCFVYRTIEDLKAIETCAKTSYSGAVVGGGLLGLEAAGALKALGVETHVIEFAPVLMAEQLDHQGGLLLRKEIERMGVNVHTSKNTLEICSSEGERRNVMKFADDTELEVDFVVFSTGIRPQDKLARQIDLELAPRGGIAIDDQCLTSDSNIYAIGECASWNASFFGLVAPGYKMAQVAVDHLLGNSNAFEGADMSAKLKLLGVKVGSIGDANGRTPGCKSYVYQNDDECIYKRIIVSENGKQLLGAVLVGDTSDYGNLLQLKLNDIELPEHPDSLILPAHAGAETPAMGADSLPDTAVICSCFDVTKGKISAAVAGGHHTLADIKAVTNAGTGCGGCLPLIGQVLNAELAKSGIEVNNHLCEHFHYSRQELFHLIRVEGHRTFAEVLAKHGQGYGCEVCKPAIGSVLSSCWGDHVLSSELVSLQDSNDNFLGNIQKDGTYSVIPRMAGGEVTPKALGVLAQVAADYDLYTKITGAQRIGLFGAQKDDLPEIWRKLINAGYETGQAYGKALRMAKTCVGSTWCRFGVQDSVNLGVTLENRYKGIRTPHKMKFGVSGCTRECAEAQGKDLGIIATDAGWNMYVGGNGGMKPRHGDLLASDLDEATLIQYVDRFMMFYVRTADKLQRTSVWLENLEGGVDYLREVVVNDKLGINTQLEADVARLVNEYRCEWTDTINDPKQLKRFTHFINSDRRDDNVVFVPAREQHRPASFAEKHPPIKGDILHVALETVE, from the coding sequence ATGAACAAAATTAAACTCGTCATGATCGGCAATGGCATGGTAGGTCATCGTTACCTGGAAGATTTGGTCGACAAAGCCGATATTGATCAGTTTGAAGTCACGGTGTTCTGCGAAGAGCCCCGAGTTGCCTACGATCGTGTTCATCTCTCCTCATATTTTTCACATCATACCGCTGAAGAACTGTCGTTAGTTAAGCAAGGCTTTTATGAAAAGCATGGTATCCAAGTGCTCATTGGTGAGCAGGCGACGCATATCGATCGCACGCACCAAGTTGTGACAGCAAGTTCGGGCCGCGAGGTGCAATACGACCGTTTGGTCATGGCAACAGGCTCGTACCCTTGGGTACCGCCAATTCAAGGCAATGAAGGCAAAGATTGTTTTGTGTATCGCACGATTGAAGATCTGAAAGCCATCGAAACCTGTGCAAAAACAAGCTACTCGGGCGCTGTTGTGGGTGGGGGCTTGTTAGGACTTGAAGCTGCAGGGGCATTAAAAGCTCTGGGCGTTGAAACACACGTCATAGAATTTGCGCCTGTGCTAATGGCGGAACAGTTGGATCATCAAGGCGGTTTATTACTCCGCAAAGAAATTGAGCGTATGGGCGTGAACGTTCATACCAGTAAAAACACACTTGAGATTTGTAGCAGTGAAGGCGAGCGTCGCAATGTGATGAAGTTTGCTGACGACACTGAATTGGAAGTTGATTTTGTGGTGTTTTCTACAGGTATTCGCCCGCAAGATAAACTGGCACGTCAAATCGATTTGGAACTTGCCCCGCGCGGCGGCATTGCAATTGACGATCAATGCCTGACCTCTGATTCCAATATTTATGCCATCGGAGAGTGTGCATCATGGAATGCTAGCTTCTTTGGTTTAGTGGCCCCTGGCTATAAGATGGCGCAAGTTGCAGTGGATCATTTGCTGGGTAACAGCAACGCTTTTGAAGGCGCGGATATGAGCGCAAAGCTCAAATTGCTGGGGGTTAAAGTCGGTAGTATTGGTGACGCTAATGGTCGTACTCCAGGCTGCAAAAGTTATGTATATCAAAACGATGATGAATGTATATATAAGAGAATTATCGTTTCTGAAAATGGTAAGCAGCTGTTAGGTGCGGTACTGGTGGGCGATACATCAGACTACGGCAACCTGTTGCAACTCAAACTCAACGATATTGAATTACCAGAGCATCCCGACAGCCTGATTTTGCCTGCTCATGCCGGTGCCGAAACGCCAGCCATGGGGGCCGATTCATTACCTGATACTGCTGTGATTTGTTCTTGTTTTGATGTCACAAAAGGCAAGATTTCCGCAGCGGTTGCCGGTGGGCATCATACCTTGGCCGATATTAAAGCTGTGACGAACGCGGGTACAGGTTGTGGTGGATGTTTACCGCTCATCGGTCAAGTACTGAATGCCGAGTTGGCGAAGTCTGGCATTGAGGTTAACAACCACCTATGCGAACACTTCCATTACTCGCGTCAAGAATTATTCCACCTGATTCGAGTAGAAGGACATCGTACGTTTGCTGAAGTATTGGCGAAACATGGGCAAGGTTATGGCTGTGAAGTGTGCAAACCAGCCATTGGTTCAGTGTTGTCATCATGCTGGGGCGACCATGTTTTGTCCTCAGAGCTCGTATCTTTGCAAGACAGTAACGATAACTTTCTTGGCAACATCCAAAAAGATGGCACTTATTCAGTGATTCCAAGAATGGCCGGTGGTGAAGTCACCCCCAAAGCGTTGGGAGTATTAGCGCAAGTGGCTGCGGATTACGATTTGTATACCAAAATTACAGGAGCGCAGCGTATTGGGTTATTTGGTGCGCAAAAAGACGATTTACCTGAGATTTGGCGCAAGCTCATTAACGCCGGCTATGAAACAGGCCAGGCATACGGTAAGGCGCTCCGTATGGCCAAAACCTGTGTTGGTAGCACTTGGTGTCGCTTTGGTGTGCAAGATAGCGTCAACTTGGGTGTCACACTTGAGAATCGATACAAAGGTATTCGTACTCCTCACAAAATGAAATTTGGTGTGTCGGGTTGCACCCGTGAGTGCGCCGAAGCGCAAGGTAAAGATTTAGGCATTATTGCTACGGATGCCGGTTGGAATATGTATGTAGGTGGCAATGGCGGCATGAAGCCACGTCATGGTGATTTGCTGGCTTCAGATTTAGACGAAGCAACGCTAATTCAATACGTAGACCGGTTCATGATGTTTTATGTCCGTACGGCCGATAAATTACAGCGCACGTCGGTTTGGCTAGAAAACCTAGAAGGGGGGGTGGATTACCTCCGTGAGGTGGTGGTGAACGACAAGCTTGGCATCAACACGCAGCTTGAAGCTGACGTTGCACGACTTGTAAATGAATATCGATGTGAATGGACCGACACCATTAATGATCCGAAACAGTTAAAGCGCTTTACTCACTTCATTAACAGCGATCGTCGAGATGACAACGTGGTATTCGTTCCAGCACGCGAACAACATCGTCCGGCAAGCTTCGCAGAAAAGCATCCACCCATCAAAGGTGACATTCTTCATGTTGCATTGGAGACCGTAGAATGA
- the nirD gene encoding nitrite reductase small subunit NirD, with amino-acid sequence MSNWLTICHVDDIPAGTGLCALVNEQQVAVFRPDDSGSVFAISNMDPFANANVLSRGLIAQHQDELWVASPLKKQRFNLSDGRCLENSEMSVKSYPARVRDGNVEIADSAAL; translated from the coding sequence ATGAGCAATTGGCTAACCATTTGTCATGTAGATGACATTCCCGCAGGCACCGGTTTATGTGCGCTTGTGAACGAACAGCAAGTAGCGGTCTTTAGGCCCGATGACTCAGGCTCTGTGTTTGCTATTTCGAACATGGATCCGTTTGCAAATGCCAATGTACTATCGCGCGGCTTAATTGCTCAGCACCAAGATGAGCTATGGGTCGCCAGCCCGCTTAAAAAGCAGCGTTTTAACCTTTCAGATGGCCGTTGTTTAGAAAATTCTGAAATGAGTGTGAAAAGTTACCCCGCTAGAGTGCGCGATGGCAACGTCGAAATTGCCGATTCAGCAGCGCTTTAA
- the nirC gene encoding nitrite transporter NirC encodes MFADPIKKCSQTAGRIVKLADENPIGFWISSAMAGAYVGLGIILIFTLGNLVDPSIRPLVMGGTFGIALTLVIMAGSELYTGHTMFLAFGAKTGEITWFDNLRILPQTWAGNLLGSVMVALLFFYAGGGALLPETSSLLHKVALAKTSASIDVLLFKGILCNWLVCLAIWMCQRVEGTGRFIAIWWCLLAFIACGYEHSVANMTIFALSWFGQHSDAYTLSGIGHNLLWVSIGNAISGAAFMGLGYWYSTPKEQRPMFKPTKNDNLDDTIEVSKAAEATQ; translated from the coding sequence ATGTTTGCAGATCCTATTAAAAAGTGTTCCCAAACAGCCGGTCGCATTGTAAAGCTGGCCGACGAAAATCCAATCGGTTTTTGGATTAGCTCTGCGATGGCAGGGGCTTATGTGGGCTTGGGAATCATCTTAATTTTCACACTGGGCAACTTAGTAGACCCGTCTATACGTCCTTTGGTAATGGGGGGCACGTTTGGTATTGCTTTGACCTTGGTGATCATGGCCGGATCAGAATTGTATACCGGGCACACCATGTTTTTAGCTTTCGGGGCTAAAACTGGCGAAATTACATGGTTTGATAATCTCCGTATTTTACCGCAAACGTGGGCTGGTAACTTGTTAGGTTCAGTCATGGTGGCGTTATTATTCTTTTATGCTGGCGGCGGAGCGCTATTGCCTGAAACGAGCAGCCTATTACATAAGGTTGCGCTGGCGAAAACATCGGCGTCTATCGACGTTTTATTGTTCAAAGGAATTTTGTGTAACTGGTTGGTCTGCTTAGCTATTTGGATGTGCCAGCGAGTTGAAGGCACGGGCCGCTTTATTGCGATTTGGTGGTGTTTATTGGCCTTTATCGCCTGTGGTTATGAGCACTCAGTAGCGAACATGACTATTTTTGCATTATCTTGGTTTGGTCAGCATAGTGATGCATATACCTTGTCTGGTATTGGTCACAACTTGCTGTGGGTTTCAATAGGGAACGCGATTTCAGGTGCTGCTTTCATGGGATTGGGTTACTGGTACTCAACACCGAAAGAGCAACGTCCAATGTTTAAACCCACTAAAAACGATAACCTCGATGACACGATCGAGGTCTCTAAAGCCGCCGAGGCTACGCAATAA
- a CDS encoding chalcone isomerase family protein has protein sequence MRAFILSLCCWCAFPVSAEASRLVGKADFDVLWFTVYNAELYHPNGAFKFDNVEGSRLELQYQVDITSEELVEATIDEWRKLGFVQTAQHKSWREQLLSIWPDISEGDRLVVEINAQGRADFSHQSHGKALSHIGSINSKQFSIEFLSIWLADRDQHTEFRAQLLGQKE, from the coding sequence ATGCGTGCATTCATATTGTCGTTATGTTGCTGGTGTGCATTCCCAGTCTCTGCTGAAGCGAGCCGTTTAGTCGGCAAAGCAGACTTCGACGTGTTGTGGTTTACGGTGTACAACGCTGAATTGTATCACCCGAATGGAGCATTTAAATTCGACAATGTCGAAGGTTCTCGGCTAGAACTTCAATATCAGGTTGATATAACCTCAGAAGAACTCGTTGAAGCGACTATTGATGAATGGCGCAAACTCGGTTTTGTCCAAACCGCGCAGCATAAATCATGGCGCGAACAGTTGCTGAGCATATGGCCCGACATCTCCGAGGGTGACAGGCTCGTGGTGGAAATTAATGCACAAGGTCGGGCTGATTTTTCACATCAATCCCACGGTAAGGCACTGAGCCATATTGGCTCCATCAATTCCAAACAATTCAGCATCGAGTTTCTATCCATTTGGTTAGCCGACCGAGACCAACACACCGAATTTAGAGCCCAATTACTTGGGCAAAAGGAATAA